In Kordia antarctica, the following proteins share a genomic window:
- a CDS encoding TolB-like translocation protein, whose amino-acid sequence MKVKDIYPITQVGVNANENFIDGRPCFSRDGNTVLFERSGNGISKAQFWTVELPTKIASLYYKSDGYDCLRASWSWNLAQKSKQIAFTGMFPVPGKVELVSKIMLLDENGANNSATHLSVSGYEQSQLSYPAWYPNELSLLMTNYSQLQLLKVDITTLESSVLTSSEYWSGMGTVNQNDSSMIAFAGQPKGSGKYNQQINRVLLQVGNNTPVVFSDPAQGKIGRAPWFSNDGNIMAFEAISPKGKLQIFIRKVDQENPQSTPIISVSNSNFAAQHAKFSRDGSQIVWAQNNEKGGAQIYMGTVVS is encoded by the coding sequence ATGAAAGTCAAAGATATTTATCCAATAACGCAAGTTGGCGTTAACGCAAACGAAAATTTTATAGATGGTCGTCCATGTTTCAGTCGTGACGGCAATACCGTTCTTTTTGAACGTTCCGGAAACGGAATTTCAAAAGCACAATTCTGGACTGTAGAACTCCCTACAAAAATAGCAAGCCTATATTATAAAAGTGACGGTTATGACTGCTTAAGAGCTTCTTGGTCGTGGAATCTCGCGCAAAAGTCAAAGCAAATAGCCTTTACGGGAATGTTTCCTGTTCCTGGTAAAGTTGAACTAGTTTCAAAAATTATGCTTTTAGATGAAAACGGTGCAAATAATAGTGCTACGCATCTATCAGTTTCTGGGTATGAACAATCGCAATTGTCATATCCTGCTTGGTATCCTAATGAACTTTCACTGTTAATGACAAATTACTCACAATTACAACTTTTAAAAGTAGATATCACTACGTTAGAATCAAGCGTATTAACCAGTAGTGAATATTGGTCAGGCATGGGAACTGTAAATCAAAACGATTCTAGTATGATCGCTTTCGCGGGACAACCCAAAGGTTCAGGAAAATACAATCAACAAATAAACAGAGTATTACTTCAAGTTGGTAATAATACACCTGTTGTATTTTCAGATCCAGCACAAGGGAAAATTGGGCGTGCGCCGTGGTTTAGTAATGACGGAAACATTATGGCTTTTGAGGCAATTTCACCGAAAGGAAAATTGCAAATTTTTATACGAAAAGTTGATCAAGAAAATCCACAATCAACACCTATAATTTCTGTGAGTAATTCTAATTTTGCTGCGCAACATGCCAAGTTCTCCCGTGATGGTTCTCAAATAGTTTGGGCGCAAAATAATGAAAAAGGAGGAGCACAAATCTATATGGGAACTGTTGTAAGTTAA
- a CDS encoding helix-turn-helix transcriptional regulator: protein MMTTHENILIGSDTSASLAAIIKSLQDVNQYSFITATRVSDIVQIAKSIQPILIILSFRDNQHIIKSLLTYNKDFSIPILCLLQKNERHHLQMCDTIVVFTQMFEYGIQYNNLSTNVQGILKLVQKTKPSQAPKTFVQSAMQTKNLTRFTLELDQKKAVLDKIKERIKQLYDGVDAATKTKLMSIVNTIKMTRNDRKHWDDFKHYFENVNPSFLKELSTKFPCLTAKDLKYCCYLKMNMSNEDIRLILGINQESVRTHKYRLKKKMVLQKHQDLRNYLQTFAN, encoded by the coding sequence GTGATGACTACACATGAAAATATACTTATCGGAAGTGATACTTCTGCGTCACTTGCAGCTATTATAAAGAGCTTGCAAGACGTGAATCAGTATAGTTTTATCACAGCAACACGTGTGTCAGATATTGTTCAAATTGCAAAATCAATTCAGCCAATTTTAATCATTCTTAGCTTTCGAGACAATCAACATATTATAAAATCACTGTTGACATATAACAAAGATTTTTCGATTCCTATTTTGTGTTTGCTCCAAAAAAATGAACGTCATCATTTACAAATGTGTGATACTATTGTAGTTTTTACGCAAATGTTTGAGTATGGAATTCAGTATAATAATTTAAGCACCAATGTTCAAGGAATTTTAAAATTAGTTCAAAAAACTAAGCCATCGCAAGCACCAAAAACATTTGTGCAAAGTGCAATGCAAACGAAAAACTTAACTCGTTTTACCTTAGAACTCGATCAAAAAAAAGCCGTTTTAGATAAAATAAAAGAACGCATCAAGCAATTATATGACGGCGTAGATGCTGCTACCAAAACAAAATTGATGTCTATTGTAAATACGATCAAAATGACGCGAAATGATCGAAAACATTGGGACGATTTCAAACATTACTTCGAAAATGTAAATCCGAGTTTCTTAAAAGAATTAAGCACAAAATTTCCATGTCTTACAGCAAAGGACTTAAAATATTGCTGTTACTTAAAAATGAATATGTCTAATGAAGACATTCGTTTAATCTTAGGAATCAATCAAGAAAGTGTCCGCACACACAAATACCGTCTAAAGAAAAAAATGGTGCTACAAAAACATCAAGATCTTCGCAATTATCTTCAAACCTTTGCGAATTAA
- a CDS encoding DUF4255 domain-containing protein — protein MIEKALQFTGKALNQFVKKKFGLDEDVVTINPIIDQNGVVPKENQNKIVISLIHIEQDTTKQFYNRNQQLQNGNYIKAPLSYRYNLFVLITPNFTNYSEALKFLDASIQFFQINAMIDATRNAEIPADLGKLEYEFQKGENYMQMQNLWTALGAKYQPSVIYKIRLVTIASDEIEGFDTGIIEINTNANEK, from the coding sequence ATGATTGAAAAAGCACTTCAATTTACAGGAAAAGCACTTAACCAATTTGTCAAAAAGAAATTTGGCTTAGATGAAGATGTGGTCACAATCAATCCTATTATTGATCAAAATGGTGTTGTCCCGAAGGAAAATCAAAACAAAATTGTCATTTCGTTAATTCACATAGAACAAGATACAACGAAACAATTCTACAATAGAAATCAACAACTACAAAACGGAAATTATATAAAAGCGCCGCTCTCCTATCGCTACAATCTATTTGTATTAATCACGCCAAACTTTACCAATTATAGTGAAGCGTTAAAATTTTTAGATGCGTCCATTCAGTTTTTTCAAATCAATGCAATGATTGATGCGACACGAAATGCAGAAATTCCTGCCGATTTAGGAAAACTTGAATACGAATTTCAAAAAGGTGAAAACTATATGCAAATGCAAAACTTGTGGACAGCACTTGGCGCAAAATACCAACCATCTGTTATATACAAAATACGTCTAGTAACAATCGCTTCTGACGAAATTGAAGGATTTGATACTGGAATAATAGAAATAAACACAAACGCCAACGAAAAATAA
- a CDS encoding phage tail sheath family protein codes for MNLSTIKSPGVYINEINGFGNSVVPVPTAVPAFIGYTPQAMYEGKSYANVPTKITSFTDFQAIFMLPSPAAPADPAKQYSPQYYLVAEKSQPEKGDYVQIDGTFYSIVPDANTIYYLYNSIRLFYENGGGDAYIVSVGSYGSASGKPMTPGDQIVNPNVQLNDLTGGLALLKNEQEPTMYICPEATLLSVANNGTLMASMLLQAEEMQTAVSILDIIGGRNPDPVMWMDDITAFRDSTGANGLSYGAAYYPFVGTTIMQTSDLDYTNLFGGDLKQLKPLLSPADNPNATVETIIGNIENPPGTPLTVSQYNNSLIAASKTYNNIINHVLADANMLPPSGGMAGVITVTDNEVGPWQAPANTSMVGASSLPIKLSETQQADLNVDAVSGKSINAIRFFKGLGILIWGARTLDGNSQDWRYLSVRRTMNFLEQSSKLAAQAYVFAPNDKNTWEAVKTMIGSFLSGIWKQGGLQGATAAAAFSVECGLGATMTSDDILNGFMNVTIKVAVVRPAEFIVLTFQQQQATSS; via the coding sequence ATGAATTTATCAACCATTAAATCTCCAGGTGTTTACATCAATGAAATAAATGGATTCGGAAATTCAGTTGTCCCAGTGCCGACTGCTGTTCCCGCATTTATTGGATACACACCACAAGCTATGTACGAAGGGAAATCGTATGCAAATGTACCAACGAAGATTACTTCCTTTACAGATTTTCAGGCAATATTTATGCTACCAAGTCCAGCTGCGCCTGCCGATCCTGCAAAGCAATATAGTCCACAGTACTATTTAGTAGCAGAAAAAAGTCAACCCGAAAAAGGTGACTATGTACAAATTGACGGAACCTTCTACTCTATTGTTCCCGATGCAAACACCATTTACTATTTATACAATAGCATTCGCTTATTCTACGAAAATGGTGGCGGAGACGCATACATTGTATCTGTTGGAAGTTATGGATCAGCTTCTGGAAAACCAATGACGCCAGGCGATCAAATTGTGAATCCAAATGTACAACTCAACGATCTTACTGGCGGACTTGCTTTACTAAAAAATGAACAAGAACCAACCATGTATATCTGTCCAGAAGCTACCTTACTTTCTGTAGCAAATAACGGAACCTTAATGGCTTCTATGTTATTACAAGCGGAAGAAATGCAAACTGCGGTTTCTATTTTAGATATCATTGGTGGTAGAAATCCTGATCCAGTTATGTGGATGGACGATATTACAGCATTTCGTGACAGTACAGGAGCCAATGGACTCAGCTACGGAGCGGCATATTATCCGTTTGTAGGAACCACTATTATGCAAACATCTGACTTAGACTATACCAACTTATTTGGAGGCGATTTAAAACAATTAAAACCACTTTTAAGTCCGGCAGACAATCCAAATGCTACCGTAGAAACGATTATAGGAAACATTGAAAATCCGCCAGGAACGCCATTAACGGTAAGTCAATATAACAATTCACTAATTGCAGCAAGTAAAACGTATAACAACATCATCAATCATGTATTAGCGGATGCAAACATGTTGCCTCCAAGTGGCGGAATGGCTGGTGTTATTACGGTAACTGATAACGAAGTTGGTCCGTGGCAAGCGCCTGCAAATACCTCCATGGTAGGTGCGTCTTCGCTTCCTATAAAACTATCAGAAACACAACAAGCAGACTTAAATGTAGATGCGGTTTCAGGAAAATCGATCAATGCAATTCGTTTTTTCAAAGGACTTGGAATCCTAATTTGGGGCGCAAGAACGCTTGATGGAAACAGTCAAGATTGGCGTTACCTTTCGGTTAGAAGAACTATGAACTTCTTAGAACAATCGTCTAAACTCGCAGCACAAGCGTATGTATTTGCACCAAATGACAAAAACACATGGGAAGCTGTGAAAACTATGATTGGAAGTTTCCTATCAGGTATATGGAAACAAGGAGGATTACAAGGAGCTACGGCTGCGGCAGCTTTTTCTGTAGAATGCGGATTAGGAGCAACAATGACGTCAGACGATATCTTAAACGGATTTATGAATGTAACTATTAAAGTTGCTGTAGTACGTCCTGCAGAATTTATTGTACTGACTTTCCAACAACAACAAGCAACTTCTAGTTAA
- a CDS encoding phage tail protein, translated as MADDGSVEGATWPMPKFRFEVDLGTELKGVAFQEVSGMDVENQIIEYRKSNSPLFSTEKMPGIVKYGNITMKRGVFVNDNTFWDWHAEISMNTIKRRTVIIKLLDEKGKVTMQWTLNNAWPTKITSTDLKSDGNEVAVDTLEIAHEQLIIANG; from the coding sequence ATGGCAGATGATGGAAGTGTAGAAGGCGCAACATGGCCCATGCCAAAGTTCCGATTTGAAGTAGATTTAGGAACTGAGCTTAAAGGAGTCGCATTTCAGGAAGTTTCTGGAATGGATGTAGAAAATCAAATTATAGAATACCGCAAAAGTAACAGTCCGTTATTCTCTACTGAAAAAATGCCTGGCATTGTAAAGTATGGAAATATAACGATGAAACGTGGTGTATTTGTCAATGACAATACGTTTTGGGATTGGCATGCAGAAATTTCTATGAACACCATAAAACGTAGAACTGTAATCATAAAACTGTTAGATGAAAAAGGAAAAGTAACCATGCAATGGACACTAAATAATGCGTGGCCAACAAAAATTACGAGTACCGACTTAAAATCTGATGGAAACGAAGTTGCAGTAGATACCTTAGAAATTGCACACGAACAACTAATTATTGCAAATGGATAA
- a CDS encoding phage tail protein: MDNSEYPVGFYFSLSFEGEDAAFKEVSGISKELGVEEVAGGGENRFKYRLPTVSTSKNLVLKRAIIPTGSKLITWCADTLDNGLATAIQTQDVSVDLLDNKGKILMKWTFYNAYPLSYAVSDLKSQESEILIETIELAYNYFNIK, encoded by the coding sequence ATGGATAATAGTGAATATCCTGTTGGATTCTATTTTTCACTTTCGTTTGAAGGTGAAGATGCGGCTTTTAAGGAAGTCTCAGGAATCAGCAAAGAACTTGGCGTGGAAGAAGTAGCTGGCGGCGGCGAAAATCGATTCAAATATCGATTGCCAACCGTAAGTACCAGCAAAAACTTAGTCCTCAAAAGAGCCATTATTCCAACAGGATCGAAACTAATTACTTGGTGCGCTGATACGCTAGACAACGGATTGGCCACAGCAATACAAACACAAGATGTATCTGTTGATTTGCTTGATAATAAAGGAAAAATATTGATGAAATGGACATTTTACAATGCGTACCCTTTAAGCTATGCGGTTTCAGATTTGAAATCGCAAGAAAGCGAAATCTTAATTGAAACTATTGAATTAGCTTATAACTATTTCAATATCAAGTAA
- a CDS encoding DUF5908 family protein: MPIEIRELVIKTEIKTVHENGNSKRTAYDTSKLKNEVLEACQRMISEAQKREKYNR, from the coding sequence ATGCCAATAGAAATCAGAGAATTAGTCATAAAGACAGAAATAAAAACAGTTCACGAAAACGGGAACTCAAAACGTACTGCGTATGATACTTCTAAATTAAAAAATGAAGTATTAGAAGCGTGTCAACGTATGATTTCTGAAGCACAAAAACGAGAAAAGTATAACAGGTAA
- a CDS encoding CIS tube protein, giving the protein MALEYMKITGYKDEAFTQAVSGDPYNLMMNPESIKWSRTIEYNEQQPIDTSSTSQKYKSTPSDNLSFDIVIDCTGVVDNKRTDLTKEIQTLEDIVYTYNGDIHRPNFVKIQWGSDLVFYSVLKSFDTTYTLFKPDGSPLRAKISLSFGKYISPDKRAKEDNESSPDISHMVEVVQGESLPQLSNKIWNSPYYYVQVAKYNDLNKFRQLKGGQQLIFPPIIKPT; this is encoded by the coding sequence ATGGCATTAGAATATATGAAAATTACAGGATACAAAGATGAAGCTTTTACACAAGCTGTATCTGGCGACCCGTATAATCTAATGATGAATCCAGAGTCTATAAAATGGAGTCGAACCATTGAATACAATGAACAACAACCGATAGATACGAGTTCAACATCTCAAAAATACAAAAGTACGCCAAGCGACAATCTCAGTTTTGACATTGTTATTGATTGTACTGGAGTTGTAGATAATAAACGAACCGATCTCACCAAGGAAATTCAAACCTTAGAAGACATTGTATATACCTATAACGGCGACATTCACAGACCCAATTTCGTAAAAATTCAATGGGGAAGTGATTTGGTGTTTTACAGCGTATTAAAATCATTTGATACCACGTACACGCTTTTCAAACCAGATGGAAGTCCATTAAGAGCTAAAATTTCATTAAGCTTCGGAAAATATATTTCGCCTGACAAACGCGCAAAAGAAGACAATGAAAGTTCTCCCGACATTTCACACATGGTGGAAGTTGTACAAGGAGAAAGTTTGCCGCAATTATCCAATAAAATTTGGAATTCACCCTACTATTATGTGCAAGTTGCTAAGTATAACGATCTAAACAAATTCAGACAACTAAAAGGAGGACAACAATTAATATTTCCTCCAATTATAAAGCCAACATAA
- the vgrG gene encoding type VI secretion system tip protein VgrG gives MSASTTITSGGLVTFDIKTNGSTIPDTMDVQSVEIEKGVNRIPIAKIVVIDGTPSTETFEASSSSTFVPGNTITIEAGYDSKNQVIFKGIITKQSIRIHGNEGSVLIVECRDEAVKMIVGRKSLTYSKKKDSDIMSSIIGTYSGLSADVSATTTEWPEQVQYYATDWDFLLARAETNGMIVTALNGKVSVFDPSSDTSSVLEIAYGDNLLEFNASLDAVTQLGAAKATSWDFATQKTVSGEASSSYAGPGNLSSKKLSEVVGLSNYELQSTAPIETGDLTTWSKAALVKSAYSKIRGDVKFQGSNLVDPAKYITLAGLGDRFNGDHIISNVHHFIGHGNWTTEVSVGLSPVWFTEDPDVMAPPASGLLPGAQGLFNATVKKMYEDPDSQYRVLVDIPLFDPNGEGLWARLTNFYSTAGAGAFFMPEVGDEVVVGFLNEDPRYPIILGSMYSSSNNKPFDGLDPDEKNTIKAFVSKSGINIKFDDENKVLTLETPSKNTAIFSDKDKEITIKDQNNNSIVMSDSGITIKSDKNITVQATQNLTLKGDQGVSIESSGGDVQIKGLNIKETAQMQYSAEGSMTASLQGGTQTTIKGAMVMIN, from the coding sequence ATGAGTGCATCAACAACAATAACAAGTGGCGGTTTAGTAACCTTCGATATTAAAACCAATGGAAGTACAATTCCGGATACAATGGACGTACAATCTGTTGAAATAGAAAAAGGTGTCAACCGAATTCCGATAGCGAAAATTGTCGTTATTGATGGAACGCCTTCGACGGAAACTTTTGAAGCAAGCTCGTCGAGTACGTTTGTTCCAGGAAATACCATTACGATTGAAGCTGGGTACGATTCTAAAAATCAAGTAATTTTCAAAGGAATCATTACCAAACAAAGCATTCGTATTCATGGAAATGAAGGTTCTGTATTAATTGTTGAATGTCGTGATGAAGCTGTAAAAATGATTGTCGGACGTAAAAGTTTGACCTATTCAAAGAAAAAAGACAGCGACATTATGAGTTCTATTATTGGTACGTATTCTGGATTAAGCGCAGACGTTTCTGCAACAACCACAGAATGGCCAGAACAAGTACAATACTATGCAACCGACTGGGATTTTTTACTCGCAAGAGCAGAAACAAACGGAATGATTGTAACCGCTTTAAACGGAAAAGTGTCTGTATTTGATCCAAGTAGTGATACTTCTTCTGTGTTAGAAATTGCTTATGGAGACAATCTATTAGAATTTAATGCAAGCTTAGATGCTGTTACACAATTAGGCGCGGCAAAAGCAACTTCTTGGGATTTTGCCACACAAAAAACGGTTTCAGGAGAAGCGTCAAGTAGTTATGCCGGTCCAGGAAATTTATCGTCCAAAAAACTATCGGAAGTTGTGGGACTTTCTAATTACGAATTGCAAAGTACTGCACCAATTGAAACTGGCGACTTAACAACTTGGTCAAAAGCTGCGTTGGTAAAAAGTGCATATTCCAAAATTCGAGGCGATGTAAAATTTCAGGGAAGCAACCTAGTTGATCCAGCAAAATACATCACACTTGCAGGATTGGGCGATCGTTTCAATGGCGATCATATCATTTCGAATGTACATCATTTCATTGGACACGGAAATTGGACAACAGAAGTTTCGGTTGGTTTATCGCCTGTTTGGTTCACAGAAGATCCAGATGTTATGGCGCCGCCAGCTTCAGGATTATTGCCTGGCGCACAAGGATTATTCAATGCAACGGTAAAAAAAATGTATGAAGATCCAGACAGTCAATATCGTGTGTTGGTAGACATTCCATTGTTTGATCCAAATGGTGAAGGATTGTGGGCGCGATTAACAAATTTCTATTCCACAGCTGGCGCAGGCGCATTTTTTATGCCTGAAGTTGGTGATGAAGTGGTTGTTGGTTTCTTGAATGAAGATCCACGGTATCCAATTATTTTGGGAAGTATGTATAGCTCATCAAACAATAAACCATTTGACGGTTTAGATCCTGATGAAAAAAATACAATAAAAGCTTTTGTGTCTAAATCTGGAATTAATATAAAATTTGATGATGAAAATAAAGTGCTCACGCTAGAAACGCCAAGTAAAAACACGGCAATTTTTAGTGATAAAGACAAGGAAATTACTATTAAGGATCAAAACAATAATAGTATTGTCATGTCTGATAGCGGAATTACCATTAAAAGTGATAAAAACATCACAGTTCAGGCAACGCAAAACCTAACGCTCAAAGGCGACCAAGGAGTTTCTATTGAATCTTCTGGCGGCGATGTTCAAATAAAAGGATTGAATATCAAAGAAACTGCTCAAATGCAATATTCAGCAGAAGGAAGCATGACAGCATCTTTACAAGGTGGAACGCAAACTACTATTAAAGGTGCGATGGTTATGATTAATTAA
- a CDS encoding PAAR domain-containing protein — translation MPPAARLTDFHECPMQTPAVPAPIPHVGGPIVGPGEPTVLIGKLPAARVGDMLVCVGPPDSIVKGSATVMIGGMPAARLGDSTAHGGSIVLGCFTVMIGG, via the coding sequence ATGCCACCAGCAGCAAGATTAACCGATTTTCATGAATGTCCAATGCAAACACCAGCAGTTCCTGCTCCAATTCCGCATGTTGGCGGACCAATAGTAGGACCTGGCGAACCAACGGTTTTAATTGGAAAATTACCAGCCGCACGCGTTGGCGATATGCTCGTTTGTGTAGGACCACCAGATTCTATCGTAAAAGGTTCTGCAACCGTGATGATTGGCGGAATGCCAGCCGCACGTTTAGGCGATTCAACCGCGCATGGCGGATCAATAGTATTAGGATGTTTTACAGTGATGATCGGTGGATAG
- a CDS encoding GPW/gp25 family protein, whose amino-acid sequence MDRQTNISKEFLGSGWSFPVTFSAGNSQLQLTKYETNINEMINLIMQTTYGERPFAPQFGSGLQTFFFKEMRPTLQGEIRETIKTALLNNEPRIKVISVTVAFTDLQTGLVEVTINYMYNQTNTRHNYVYPFYIKEGTNLQR is encoded by the coding sequence GTGGATAGACAAACAAACATATCAAAAGAGTTTCTAGGCTCAGGTTGGTCGTTTCCTGTTACATTTTCAGCAGGAAATAGTCAATTGCAGCTTACAAAATATGAAACAAATATTAATGAAATGATCAATTTGATTATGCAAACAACGTACGGAGAACGTCCATTTGCACCACAATTTGGTTCAGGTTTACAAACATTTTTCTTCAAAGAAATGCGTCCAACATTGCAAGGAGAAATTAGAGAAACGATCAAAACTGCATTACTAAATAATGAACCTAGAATAAAAGTAATATCCGTAACGGTAGCGTTTACCGATTTACAAACTGGTTTGGTAGAAGTTACTATCAATTACATGTATAATCAAACCAATACAAGACACAATTATGTGTATCCTTTTTACATAAAAGAAGGTACAAATTTACAACGATAA